One stretch of Arachis hypogaea cultivar Tifrunner chromosome 20, arahy.Tifrunner.gnm2.J5K5, whole genome shotgun sequence DNA includes these proteins:
- the LOC112784940 gene encoding group 2 truncated hemoglobin 3-1 isoform X3 — protein sequence MQSLQEKAAEWSGVETTLAFAIDDDGGGANLFQKLGLQTFINLSTNFYNRVYNDEEEWFRSIFGKSKKEEAIQNQYEFLVQRMGGPILYSQRRGHPALIARHGAFDVTHEAAERWLHHMQQALDTTSDIDDDSKIKLINFFSY from the exons ATGCAGAGTCTGCAAGAGAAGGCTGCTGAATGGAGCGGAGTTGAGACCACCCTTGCTTTCGCCATTGACGACGATGGCGGCGGCGCCAATCTCTTTCAGAAATTGGGCCTCCAAACCTTTATTAACCTCTCCACCAATTTCTACAACAG GGTTTATAATGATGAGGAAGAATGGTTTCGTTCAATATTTGGTAAGTCTAAGAAAGAAGAAGCAATTCAAAATCAATACGAGTTTCTTGTTCAAAGAATGGGTGGTCCTATTCTCTACTCTCAGAGAAGAG GGCATCCTgctctaatagctaggcatggaGCATTTGATGTGACACATGAAGCTGCAGAGAGGTGGCTACATCACATGCAACAAGCATTAGATACCACTTCCGACATAGATGATGACTCTAAGATCAAACTCATCAACTTCTTCag TTATTGA
- the LOC112784940 gene encoding group 2 truncated hemoglobin 3-1 isoform X2 encodes MQSLQEKAAEWSGVETTLAFAIDDDGGGANLFQKLGLQTFINLSTNFYNRVYNDEEEWFRSIFGKSKKEEAIQNQYEFLVQRMGGPILYSQRRGHPALIARHGAFDVTHEAAERWLHHMQQALDTTSDIDDDSKIKLINFFSGS; translated from the exons ATGCAGAGTCTGCAAGAGAAGGCTGCTGAATGGAGCGGAGTTGAGACCACCCTTGCTTTCGCCATTGACGACGATGGCGGCGGCGCCAATCTCTTTCAGAAATTGGGCCTCCAAACCTTTATTAACCTCTCCACCAATTTCTACAACAG GGTTTATAATGATGAGGAAGAATGGTTTCGTTCAATATTTGGTAAGTCTAAGAAAGAAGAAGCAATTCAAAATCAATACGAGTTTCTTGTTCAAAGAATGGGTGGTCCTATTCTCTACTCTCAGAGAAGAG GGCATCCTgctctaatagctaggcatggaGCATTTGATGTGACACATGAAGCTGCAGAGAGGTGGCTACATCACATGCAACAAGCATTAGATACCACTTCCGACATAGATGATGACTCTAAGATCAAACTCATCAACTTCTTCag